The Candida orthopsilosis Co 90-125, chromosome 7 draft sequence genome has a window encoding:
- a CDS encoding Emc4 protein (S. cerevisiae homolog EMC4 has role protein folding in endoplasmic reticulum and localizes to endoplasmic reticulum), whose protein sequence is MAQSKREETKGSKTKGRDIANTIPPPPGFDSKPLEHTKQATKRDHKADLNELKSKKIYESAIGPAKSIPMNAFMSYMTGNSLQIIPVTMTMMLLWNPIKAIFNDLNPTFSKLKTEDNSSLIFFAKLGFIFFQLMNMSIGIYKLYTMGLIPHSEADWLAWLEAVPSLDVLHS, encoded by the coding sequence ATGGCTCAGTCAAAGCGTGAAGAAACCAAAGGATCCAAAACGAAAGGGCGTGATATTGCCAACACCATACCTCCCCCACCAGGTTTCGATTCTAAACCACTCGAACATACAAAGCAAGCTACAAAAAGGGACCACAAGGCAGACTTGAATGAATTAAAGTCAAAGAAGATATACGAGCTGGCAATCGGTCCGGCCAAGTCCATTCCAATGAATGCATTTATGAGTTACATGACAGGAAATTCACTACAAATCATTCCAGTTACAATGACAATGATGTTGCTCTGGAACCCCATCAAAGCAATCTTCAATGATCTCAATCCAACGTTTCTGAAATTAAAAACAGAAGACAACCTGCTGCTTATCttttttgccaaattggGGTTTATATTCTTTCAGTTGATGAACATGTCTATTGGTATCTACAAATTATACACAATGGGTCTCATACCACATCTGGAAGCAGATTGGCTAGCATGGTTAGAGGCGGTACCTAGTTTGGATGTATTACATAGTTGA
- a CDS encoding Tan1 protein (S. cerevisiae homolog TAN1 has RNA binding, has role in tRNA modification and localizes to cytoplasm, nucleus), with protein sequence MSKRKSEHYSKGNGKKFKSGAKLLDPNTAGIYATCPRRKEKQCRQELMTVLSEKISEYFDLDEAKDDDKEGGKETNSLSIEEKIKQELSEIKEADENPKASYLQPIDIDIECVVFIKTRKPVDPVVLVQRYVQECYDSGVKTTRNTQKLTPISDSCSATGNPEEHLKDLSRRVLKKHFHEQDQGPVKFAIQVSKKNFDTLTSEAIIKAVAETVGRDHGHTVDLKDYDKLIIVECYKNNIGMSVVENYRKYSKFNLQQIYDKTSN encoded by the coding sequence ATGAGCAAGAGAAAGAGTGAGCATTATTCCAAGGGTAACGGAAAGAAATTCAAGAGTGGGGCAAAGCTACTAGATCCAAATACTGCCGGAATATATGCCACGTGTCCTCGAAGGAAGGAAAAGCAATGTCGCCAAGAGCTAATGACTGTGCTCTCAGAAAAGATCTCCGAATACTTCGATCTCGATGAAGCTAAAGATGACGATAAAGAGGGCGGGAAGGAAACAAattctttatcaattgagGAAAAGATTAAACAAGAGCTTTCAGAAATAAAAGAAGCTGACGAAAATCCCAAAGCTAGCTATTTGCAACcgattgatattgatattgagTGTGTCGTATTTATAAAAACAAGAAAGCCGGTAGACCCAGTGGTACTTGTTCAAAGATATGTGCAGGAGTGCTATGACTCGGGCGTCAAGACTACTAGGAACACTCAGAAACTCACACCAATAAGCGATTCATGTAGCGCAACTGGAAATCCAGAGGAACATTTAAAAGACTTATCCAGACGtgttttgaagaagcaTTTTCATGAACAGGATCAAGGGCCAGTAAAGTTTGCCAttcaagtttcaaaaaagaactTTGACACACTCACATCCGAGGCAATCATCAAAGCAGTGGCCGAAACTGTAGGACGTGACCACGGACATACAGTGGACTTGAAAGACTATGACAAGCTAATCATTGTTGAGTGCTACAAAAATAATATAGGAATGAGTGTGGTGGAGAATTACAGGAAATATagcaaattcaatttgcaGCAGATTTACGACAAGACATCAAATTAG
- a CDS encoding Pre5 alpha6 subunit of the 20S proteasome, whose protein sequence is MFRNNYDNDSVTYSPTGRLFQVEYALEAIKQGSAAVGLTSKDYVVLVALKRNAEELGSYQKKIIKIDDHMGVALAGLAPDARVLSNFLRKQAMQCKMIFNRPIQTQKAALTIADKAQENTQSYGSRPYGVGLLIAGYDETGAHLLEFQPSGSVLEYFGAAIGARSQAARTYLERNLDDIRESDSIEKLIVHGLYALRDTLSQDVELTFKNTSVAVVGKEQPYTSYDDEDVQQWLDKLDSVTNDRNKTEGDDESRNEEEEGENAADEATQGGEESTQGDRMDTDE, encoded by the coding sequence ATGTTCAGAAACAACTACGATAACGATTCTGTAACATACTCACCTACTGGTCGTTTATTCCAGGTTGAGTATGCATTGGAAGCAATTAAGCAAGGAAGTGCAGCTGTTGGCTTAACATCTAAAGACTATGTTGTCCTTGTGgctttgaaaagaaatgcCGAGGAATTGGGTTCGtaccaaaagaaaattatcaaaatagACGACCATATGGGGGTTGCATTGGCTGGTTTGGCTCCCGATGCTCGAGTGTTGTCCAATTTCTTGAGGAAGCAAGCAATGCAGTGTaaaatgattttcaatCGCCCGATTCAAACACAGAAGGCAGCATTGACAATTGCCGATAAAGCTCAAGAAAATACTCAAAGCTACGGCTCTAGACCATATGGGGTGGGATTGTTAATTGCTGGATACGACGAGACTGGTGCACATTTATTAGAATTTCAACCATCAGGTTCCGTCCTCGAATATTTCGGGGCTGCCATTGGTGCTAGATCGCAAGCTGCTCGTACatatttggaaagaaaCTTGGATGATATAAGGGAATCTGACTCTATCGAGAAGCTAATTGTACATGGGTTATATGCCTTGAGAGACACTTTAAGTCAAGATGTAGAATTAACGTTTAAAAACACGAGTGTCGCCGTGGTTGGTAAAGAACAGCCTTACACTTcatatgatgatgaggatgttCAGCAATGGCTAGACAAGCTAGATTCAGTAACAAACGATAGAAATAAAACTGAGGGTGATGATGAGAGCAGaaacgaagaagaagaaggtgaaaATGCTGCAGATGAAGCTACTCAAGGTGGAGAAGAATCTACACAGGGTGACAGAATGGATACAGATGAGTAA
- a CDS encoding Acb1 protein (protein similar to a region of acyl-coenzyme-A-binding protein), with protein MVSAEFEEKANTVSNLAKRPNDDELLKLYGLYKQATVGDNTTDKPGTFDFKGKYKWQSWKDLEGTPQEEAEKKYIEYAVELINKYNN; from the exons ATGGTATCAGcagaatttgaagaaaaa GCAAACACCGTGTCCAATTTGGCCAAAAGACctaatgatgatgaattgttgaagctcTACGGTCTCTACAAACAAGCTACTGTTGGTGACAACACTACAGACAAGCCAGGTAcctttgatttcaaaggCAAGTACAAATGGCAAAGTTGGAAAGACTTGGAAGGAACACCACAAGAAGAGGCAGAAAAGAAGTACATTGAATACGCAGTggaattgatcaacaagtACAACAATTAA
- a CDS encoding Pet8 protein (S. cerevisiae homolog PET8 has S-adenosylmethionine transmembrane transporter activity, has role in S-adenosylmethionine transport and localizes mitochondrion): MQGPEPTFFVSLVSGACAGTATDVAFFPIDTIKTRLQAKGGFFRNGGYKGIYRGLGSCVIASAPSASLFFVTYDTIKRKLQPHVSSPSYRHMIAASVGEIMACIVRVPAEVIKQRTQASHMGLTSSWSNFKHILMNNNQQKGVIRGLYRGWNSTIMREIPFTIIQFPLYEWLKSKTWSTSSDTDLKPVSMGLKGAVCGMVAGGVAAALTTPLDVIKTRIMLSSDKVKFGHMISQLIREEGWSSFWKGVVPRTCWISCGGAIFLGCYELVRDELMRL; the protein is encoded by the exons ATGCAAGGTCCCGAACCAACTTTCTTTGTATCACTAGTA AGCGGTGCCTGTGCTGGAACTGCCACCGATGTCGCATTCTTTCCAATCGACACTATAAAAACCAGATTACAAGCAAAAGGTGGATTTTTTCGTAATGGAGGCTATAAAGGTATTTATCGGGGACTTGGATCGTGTGTAATTGCATCAGCTCCATCGGCATCGCTTTTCTTTGTCACATACGATACAATAAAACGAAAGTTGCAACCTCACGTCTCCTCGCCAAGCTATCGTCATATGATTGCTGCATCGGTAGGAGAAATCATGGCTTGCATAGTACGAGTACCAGCAGAAGTTATCAAACAACGAACACAAGCTAGTCACATGGGCTTGACCTCGAGTTGGTCCAACTTCAAACATATTTTAatgaacaacaatcaacagAAGGGAGTAATTAGAGGATTATATCGTGGCTGGAACAGTACAATAATGAGAGAGATTCCGTTCacaatcattcaattccCCCTTTATGAATGGTTAAAGTCCAAAACATGGTCAACCAGCAGTGACACCGATTTGAAACCTGTGTCCATGGGATTGAAAGGAGCCGTTTGTGGGATGGTGGCTGGAGGGGTTGCTGCGGCGCTCACCACACCATTGGACGTAATCAAGACAAGAATTATGTTGAGTTCAGACAAAGTTAAATTTGGACACATGATCTCGCAGTTGATCCGAGAAGAAGGTTGGTCCAGTTTTTGGAAAGGTGTGGTGCCAAGAACGTGCTGGATCAGTTGCGGTGGAGCGATATTTTTGGGGTGTTATGAACTAGTCCGTGATGAATTGATGCGGTTATGA
- a CDS encoding Mam33 mitochondrial acidic matrix protein: MLKSLPSSLRSVAAKRIATQSSRLRSGTMLKSCPKAITTITTRSFHQTSIMFNQTPESALNEVVKAESKISEAIPNELDQVYQEFLNTSGFEVVSTPGTASVELVKKDADTGNILHVYFDIDEVTDIPTEDLAALESGDLEEEANQLDQLLCNVKILVENPSNNSGLFLNLFLQNTESSFMIDFVNVQEDVRSFIKSIKEENEFIDKFKYQGPKFAELDESLQTEFENYLVAKGIDNELADFIVAFSDYKEEGEYRTWLNAVSKFLN, from the coding sequence ATGTTGAAATCGTTACCAAGTTCATTGCGTTCAGTTGCAGCCAAGAGAATTGCCACTCAATCTTCAAGGTTGAGATCAGGCACTATGCTTAAATCATGCCCTAAAGCAATTACTACCATTACAACCAGATCATTCCATCAAACTTCGATTATGTTTAACCAAACCCCCGAGTCAGCCTTGAATGAAGTTGTAAAAGCAGAGAGTAAAATATCTGAAGCAATTCCTaatgaattggatcaaGTATACCAAGAGTTTTTAAATACCAGTGGATTTGAAGTTGTCTCTACTCCAGGCACTGCTAGTGTTGAATTGGTGAAGAAAGATGCTGATACGGGAAACATTTTACATGTTTACtttgacattgatgaagtcACCGACATTCCCACCGAAGACTTGGCAGCTTTGGAGTCAGGTGATTTAGAAGAAGAGGCAAACCAATTGGACCAATTGTTGTGTAATGTCAaaattcttgttgaaaacccatcaaacaattcaggtttgtttttgaatttgtttttaCAAAACACAGAGTCTTCTTttatgattgattttgtcaatgTTCAAGAAGATGTAAGATCTTTTATCAAGTCCATCAAGGAGGAAAACGAATTTATCGATAAATTTAAATACCAAGGTCCAAAATTTGCTGAGTTGGATGAAAGCTTACAAACcgaatttgaaaactaCTTGGTTGCCAAGGGCATTGACAATGAATTGGCCGATTTCATTGTGGCTTTCAGCGATTACAAGGAAGAAGGTGAATACAGAACTTGGCTCAATGctgtttccaaatttttaaaCTAA